The nucleotide sequence GTTAAGATGATTTGTGCAGTCGCGCCCATAACAATACGCGCCCATAAAATAATAGGGGAGAACACTTATGCCCTGGCCGGACTACTCCACTGTGACACTATTGCTATTGAAGTCTGCCACGGTCATGGGTGTCAGTCTGATGCTGGCCTGGTTATGCAGTCGGGGATTAAAGAAAGCGGTACAGCATTTTGACAGCACATCCAGTCACTGGGATGACACCTTTGTCAGAGCTGCCAGACCCGTTTTGACTATTGCTGTGTTACTGCTGGGTGTCAGTCTGATGGCTGACTTTCTGCTGGATTATATTCAGCTGGAAGACACCGAGCTGGTGGGGCAGGTGCGTCGTATTGTTCTGATCGTACTGATCTATTCACTGTTAATTCGCTATCTGCGACTGGTGCGCAACAGTTTCTATCAGCCGAACCGTCGTGCGGTCAGAATGGACAAGGCGACGCTGGAATTTATGATCAAGCTGTTGCAGATCGCCCTGACTATGGCGATTGTCCTGACGCTGTTACAAAACCTTGGGGTCAGTATCAGTGGTCTGCTGGCTTTCGGTGGAGTTGGAGGACTGGCTGTTGGTCTGGCAGCAAAGGATATGCTGGCTAACCTGTTTGGCGGACTAACCATTTATATGGACCGACCCTTTGTGGCGGGTGACAAAATCAGCCTGCAGGATCAGAAAATTGAAGGTTTTGTTGAGCATATTGGCTGGCGTCAGACTCGTATCCGGGGTTATGACCGAACTCCGGTGTATGTTCCCAACGCACTGTTTACCAATCTTGCCGTTGTTAACCCGTCCCGAATGCAGAACCGGCGTATTAATGTCACCATCGGTCTTCGTTATGAGGACTTTTCCCGGCTGAACGATATTATTCATGATATTGATGCTTATCTTGCACAACATAAAAATATCGACCAGAGACGCGATGCGCTGGCACGGTTTACGGATTACGGTGCTAGCTCTCTTGATCTGCTGGTTCGATGCTTTACCCTTGATACGGACTGGACAGACTACATGCAGGTTCGACAGGATATTCTGATGGGAGTCGGGGAGATTGTTACTCGTCACGGAGCGGAGTTTGCATTTCCGACCCGCACTCTGGATGTGCCCGAAGGTACGGTCATTTCGAAAAGCTAGTTCGAAAAGCCAGTTCGAATAGTTAGCCTGAAGAATTAGCCTGAAGAGCTTTTATTGTACAGAAAGTGTCTTCTATCTCTGTCATCTGCCTGAGCTTTGATGCAAATCATGCCATAGACCGTCACAACCTCTGTTAATACCTTCTCTCTGTTGTATTATCGCTGCCATTGTAGAGCCTCCTGGCTGGGCTGAATCTGGCAGAGTTAAGGCACTTTTTCTTATTGACCATGATCCATGTCGTCTGCCAGGTCAGGTAGCGGCGTGGTTCGATGTTGGACTCTCAGTTGAACGTTTTTATTAAATTTGCAAAACGCTTTCTTGCAGCCGTTGCTGTGCTGCTTCTTCTTTTACTCACAATATTGACGATTGGGTTTCGTGTCGATTTGAATCCCTGGCGTGACAGTATTGTTGGCATTGCTAACGATGCCCTGCCTTATCATCTGGCTCTTGATGGTGATATGGAAGCCAGGATATCCCTGCAACCCTCAGTCCGGCTTACGGATATTCGCCTTGCTCCGCAAAATGATCCTGAATCGGCAATGGTGAGCATCGGGCTGGTAAGTGCCAAAGTAGGGGTTCTGCCTCTGCTGTTCAATACGGTGGATATTGATCATATTCTGGCTGAAGACGTAGCCATTCGCCTGGAAAGAAACGGGCAGGGCGAGGCAAACTGGGAAATCGCAATCGACGAAGCTGTCAGCGTGCAGGCAGGTACCAATAATTCCAATCAGAACCCCTCTGAAACTTCAGGTCTGCCATCAAACTTTGAGTTAAGGATTGACCAGCAGGTAGCCGTTCAGACATTGTCCTTTGTTTATATCGACCAGCAGGATGACATAGAGTTTGATGGCCGTATGGATAACCTGACTCTGTCGCTGGATGATCAGGACGACCTGATCATGAATGCGGTCGGGGTGATGCAGGGAACTGACTGGTCAGTGAATGCAAAAACCGCGTTCAGTCAGTATCTGAGCGGCAAACCGGGCAGTATTGAAGTGGAAGCAATGCTCGACGATGCCCGCTTTGCTGTTACTGGTCAGTTGAATCCGGCAAAAGGGCAGGACTCTCATTTTGCACTGGAGATCAGTGTTTCCACTGAAGGTGTGCTGGAAACTTTTGCGGGCAGTGAAGTGGCAAGGCTGGCTCCAATATCCGTCGATAGTCGTGTAGCTATAGGCGTAGCGTCTCTGCTTCTCGAAGACATTGATGTACAGCTGGCAGACAGTGATTTGTCCGGTCGTCTGGAAATACGGCGTGGGCAGCCTCCTGAGGTCAGCGGCAATCTATTTATGAACCGGCTTGATTTTACACCCTGGTTAGAAGAAGCAGATAAAGAGGCTTCTTCTGAAAAGGCTTCTTATGAAGAGGCTCCTTTTAAAGAGATTAGCGCTGAAGGCAGTGAAGTCGAAAATGCGACTAATGCTTCGGAACAGCAGGATGATGAGCCTGAAGAAGAGGTTCTGCCACTGAATCAACTGGTCTATAACTGGTTGAACAGTGCAATGGTTAACCTGGACATGGCAATAGGTGAAACGGTTGGCCTGCCGGTATCGGTGTCGAACACTCAGTTCAGGGTAGAGATGGCAGATGGTCGCCTGAAAGCACCGCTGTCTGTTGCTATTGAAGGCATTGAGCTGTCCGGACATTGGGAGACGACAGCCAGTGAACGAAGTATTCGTTCACACGCAGAACTATCGGCGACGAATGCGAATATCGGGCCTCTGATGGCTTTATTGATGGATTCGTCGGCACAGGGGCAGGTGGATGCATTTTCCCTGAATGTTAATTCAAGAGGGCGGTCGATTGCCCGGCTGATCCGGAATGCCCATTTGCAACTGCAGATGAAAAACGGACATTTGCTGGTCAACAATAATGAAGACTGGCGGGTAAGAACTGCCCGGGCCAGCGTGGGATTAGCACAGAACACCGAAGTATTTGTAGATGCTGACCTGCTGGCGGTACCGGTTGAGGTCATGATGCAGGCAGACCCATTGATTGCCATGCGCCGGGGCAAAGACTGGAACCTTGATCTCAAGGTCGACAGCCCCGCCTTTACAGCCAGTGCCAAAGGGTTTGTCTCAGAATCCGGGTTAGATGAAGACAGTCAGTTTGCCATTGAAATGAATGCTCCGAAGCTGGGCGCCCTGTCGAACTGGTTAGGCGTGAAGCCAACTGTTGCCGAACCGATGCGTTTTCGTGGCAACCTTCACAACCAGAAAGCTTCTCTTGGTATTCGTTTAGCTGAACTGGTGATTGGCGATTCGACGGGTAAGCTGGATATTGAATGGATTCGAAAAGAAGACGGTGGACTGGCAAAAATTGTTGCACGACTGCCGAAGCTTGATATTGATCAGCTGTCAGGTTTTATTCCTGAACCGGAAACTGCAGAGGCTGCTGCAGGTAAAGAAAATAACAGCCAGTCTCAGGATGGGTTCAGACTGGATGTACCACTGCTGGCTGACGAGATTTACATTGCCGATGCCGATATTGACTACCGTATGGACCGGTTGCTGGTAGCCGGGCAGACTCTTAGAGACCTGAAGTTTTCCGGTTATATTCGTGGCGGTCGGCTGAACCCCAGCCCGTTGTCGGCTATTTATGCAGGCTCCTACTTCTATGGTGATCTGGCTCTGGATATGCGTAACCAGAGCATTGAGTCCGATTTTAACCTCATGGTCGACCGCCCGGACTTTGGGCGTATGATGACTGAACTGGGCGTTATTGATGATATTGATGTCACTCTGGATAAAGCCAGCTTTAACCTGAAACTGCGTGGTAAAACCATTGCTGAACTGATAAAGACGATTGAGCTGGAAGCGACACTGACAGGTGGCCGCCTGGGGTTGAATGATGCCAGTGGGAATGTGTCCGATGTGTTGTTGAATACAGGTACTGTCTCTGCCAGGCCAAACCTGCGCACAACGCTGAAAATGGATGGTGAGCTGAAAGAGATGCCAGTGACGTTTGAAGTCAGCTTCAATCCTCTGAGTCGTCTGTTAACCAGTCGCAAAAACGTTAATATGCAGCTGTCGACGCATATTAACGAGATGAGCTTTATGTCCTATGCCATGGTTAACCTGCCAATTGAGAGACGAAGAGCCAGGCTGGGACTGATTTTCAGGACGCCATCCCTGACAAGACTCAACCCTCTGCTGGATGTCGACATGCCTCCCTATGGACCCGTCACCGTCAATGGACGTTTTGGCATGACACCAACTGGCTTTGAAATGGCGCAGTCAAAAATCACCGTGGGTGACAGCGAGCTGGAAGGGCAGATGGTGTTGAATACGCAAGGCAAAGCGGAACTGGATATCCAGCTGACGGCACCTTCCATTCAACTGAACGATTTTAAAACCGGAGACTGGACAGCCTGGTCGTCAGAAACAGACGATAACAATGTAAACACTTCAGAAACACCGGAACAGCTGACTCCCGAAGGTGAAGAACCTTCATTACTCAATGCCGAGACCCTGCAACGGCTGAATATGGATTTCCGACTGGATGTTGATGAGGTGTTATCGGGCGAAGATCAGCTGGGTACCGGGAAGTTATATCTGCAGCTTCAGGACGGTGATTTATCTCTGAACCCTCTGTTTATTGCCCTGCCGGGTGGTGAGATCAATGCCAGTGGTCATCTCAGGGCTCAGCCAGAGGGATTTGCTATCGGTTTGAAGGCCAATGTTGATCGTCTGGATTATGGCGTACTGGCAAGGCGCATTGACCCTCATACGAAGATGCAGGGCGATGTCAGCTTCAGGATGGATATAGAAACCGTCGCTGAAACGCCGGAAGATCTGTTCAGTCATGCTCGTGGGGATTTCGGCTTTGCGGTATGGCCAAGAGATTTCGAAGCCGGGATTATTGATCTGTGGGCAGTCGGCCTGGCAACGGCTGTGTTGCCCAGGCTGGGTCCCGGCGATCCGTCACAGTTGAACTGCGCGGTTGGCACTTTCCAGCTTGAGGATGGTCAGATGAAAGACAATGTACTGATGCTGGATACATCTAACATGCAGGTGCTGGGACACTCTGATATTGACTTTACGGATGAGAAAATCAATCTGGTGCTGGTACCAAGAGCAAAAACCGCACAGATATTTGGTTTGTCCCTGCCGGTCATGGTCACTGGCAGTTTTAATGACTTTGGTTTTGGCATACCGTCCGGAGAGCTGATAGTGACGACGACCCGCTTTATTACCAGCCCGGTAATCGCCCCTTTACGCTGGATGCTGGAACAGCCATTGGAAGAGAACGGCAGCAACCTCTGCACCCAGATGTATAACCAGTCTGTGCAACCTCCGAACAAGTAATGCTTTATGCACCCGGGCCTGGAGTTTGGGTGCATTAACTAAGAGGCTGTTTCAAATTTCATTCACATTGTCATCATTAATATCGATATCAAAACTGTACTTTTCCGCTTCAGAGCGAATTATTGCTTTCAGCTCTTTAGCGCCTTGTTTTTCTTCAGGGGTTCCATTTTGTAGTACATTTTCGAGGCACACAGAAGCATCATATAAGACAGCTTCCTTTCCTGAAGGGGTGGTTTTGGTGTAGGACTCTTCCAGGTGCAGCCTGGCTATCTCAAAATTCATGGTTGCCTTCAATTGAGTAGCCTTTTGTTTTTCATCCTGATTGCCATTCCTAATGCTATTTTGCAGGGAAGTTAAAGCATCATGCAAAAGAGCTTTT is from Endozoicomonas gorgoniicola and encodes:
- a CDS encoding mechanosensitive ion channel family protein, encoding MPWPDYSTVTLLLLKSATVMGVSLMLAWLCSRGLKKAVQHFDSTSSHWDDTFVRAARPVLTIAVLLLGVSLMADFLLDYIQLEDTELVGQVRRIVLIVLIYSLLIRYLRLVRNSFYQPNRRAVRMDKATLEFMIKLLQIALTMAIVLTLLQNLGVSISGLLAFGGVGGLAVGLAAKDMLANLFGGLTIYMDRPFVAGDKISLQDQKIEGFVEHIGWRQTRIRGYDRTPVYVPNALFTNLAVVNPSRMQNRRINVTIGLRYEDFSRLNDIIHDIDAYLAQHKNIDQRRDALARFTDYGASSLDLLVRCFTLDTDWTDYMQVRQDILMGVGEIVTRHGAEFAFPTRTLDVPEGTVISKS
- a CDS encoding AsmA family protein — protein: MLDSQLNVFIKFAKRFLAAVAVLLLLLLTILTIGFRVDLNPWRDSIVGIANDALPYHLALDGDMEARISLQPSVRLTDIRLAPQNDPESAMVSIGLVSAKVGVLPLLFNTVDIDHILAEDVAIRLERNGQGEANWEIAIDEAVSVQAGTNNSNQNPSETSGLPSNFELRIDQQVAVQTLSFVYIDQQDDIEFDGRMDNLTLSLDDQDDLIMNAVGVMQGTDWSVNAKTAFSQYLSGKPGSIEVEAMLDDARFAVTGQLNPAKGQDSHFALEISVSTEGVLETFAGSEVARLAPISVDSRVAIGVASLLLEDIDVQLADSDLSGRLEIRRGQPPEVSGNLFMNRLDFTPWLEEADKEASSEKASYEEAPFKEISAEGSEVENATNASEQQDDEPEEEVLPLNQLVYNWLNSAMVNLDMAIGETVGLPVSVSNTQFRVEMADGRLKAPLSVAIEGIELSGHWETTASERSIRSHAELSATNANIGPLMALLMDSSAQGQVDAFSLNVNSRGRSIARLIRNAHLQLQMKNGHLLVNNNEDWRVRTARASVGLAQNTEVFVDADLLAVPVEVMMQADPLIAMRRGKDWNLDLKVDSPAFTASAKGFVSESGLDEDSQFAIEMNAPKLGALSNWLGVKPTVAEPMRFRGNLHNQKASLGIRLAELVIGDSTGKLDIEWIRKEDGGLAKIVARLPKLDIDQLSGFIPEPETAEAAAGKENNSQSQDGFRLDVPLLADEIYIADADIDYRMDRLLVAGQTLRDLKFSGYIRGGRLNPSPLSAIYAGSYFYGDLALDMRNQSIESDFNLMVDRPDFGRMMTELGVIDDIDVTLDKASFNLKLRGKTIAELIKTIELEATLTGGRLGLNDASGNVSDVLLNTGTVSARPNLRTTLKMDGELKEMPVTFEVSFNPLSRLLTSRKNVNMQLSTHINEMSFMSYAMVNLPIERRRARLGLIFRTPSLTRLNPLLDVDMPPYGPVTVNGRFGMTPTGFEMAQSKITVGDSELEGQMVLNTQGKAELDIQLTAPSIQLNDFKTGDWTAWSSETDDNNVNTSETPEQLTPEGEEPSLLNAETLQRLNMDFRLDVDEVLSGEDQLGTGKLYLQLQDGDLSLNPLFIALPGGEINASGHLRAQPEGFAIGLKANVDRLDYGVLARRIDPHTKMQGDVSFRMDIETVAETPEDLFSHARGDFGFAVWPRDFEAGIIDLWAVGLATAVLPRLGPGDPSQLNCAVGTFQLEDGQMKDNVLMLDTSNMQVLGHSDIDFTDEKINLVLVPRAKTAQIFGLSLPVMVTGSFNDFGFGIPSGELIVTTTRFITSPVIAPLRWMLEQPLEENGSNLCTQMYNQSVQPPNK